One segment of Primulina tabacum isolate GXHZ01 chromosome 6, ASM2559414v2, whole genome shotgun sequence DNA contains the following:
- the LOC142550152 gene encoding uncharacterized protein LOC142550152 codes for MHTLSQGCGSGRGQSTTESSVEGAYDRFRRMNPPDFIGGPDPLVSLEWIKSLEAIFDYLKLTDHEKVSCAMFMLAKAAHIWWEATKVTVNVQELKWNEFKDLFYAKYFSSEVKAKKVKEFLELRQDALSVTEYTLKFEEGCVFVPFIAENDKDKGEHFLSGLKPEIRRDVHMSKVVTYQDIVERACLAEHDEQEIEKERQL; via the coding sequence ATGCATACCTTGAGCCAGGGTTGTGGTAGTGGAAGAGGCCAAAGTACAACAGAAAGTTCTGTTGAGGGTGCTTATGATCGTTTCAGACGTATGAACCCTCCTGATTTTATTGGAGGCCCTGATCCCTTAGTGTCTCTTGAATGGATCAAATCTTTGGAAGCCATATtcgattatttgaagttaactGACCACGAAAAGGTAAGTTGTGCTATGTTTATGTTGGCCAAAGCTGCTCATATTTGGTGGGAAGCCACCAAAGTGACAGTTAATGTTCAAGAATTAAAGTGGAACgagtttaaagatttattctacgCCAAATATTTCTCGAGCGAAGTAAAAGCCAAGAAGGTGAAGGAGTTTCTGGAATTGAGGCAGGATGCTTTGTCTGTTACTGAATATACGTTGAAGTTTGAGGAAGGATGTGTTTTTGTTCCTTTTATAGCTGAGAACGATAAGGATAAAGGTGAACACTTCCTCAGTGGATTGAAGCCAGAGATTCGAAGAGATGTGCATATGTCCAAGGTGGTCACATACCAGGATATTGTTGAGAGGGCTTGTCTAGCCGAGCACGATGAGCAAGAGATCGAGAAAGAGAGGCAGTTATGA